The following coding sequences lie in one Dermacentor andersoni unplaced genomic scaffold, qqDerAnde1_hic_scaffold ctg00000033.1, whole genome shotgun sequence genomic window:
- the LOC126518120 gene encoding uncharacterized protein, translating into MPANRNEESPAPTTKSEDKTRPPVKTYGEDICLGLQTQEIPTASGYLNGHPVSVLRDSGCSTVVVRRSMVPEKNFTGIMRTIYLLDGSFKRLPEAKVYVDSPFFRGRTLALCMERPLYDVVLGNIDGVLYPTGFNPSHDLFDVSKRHKDSATAEEPVRHQGVCPDRATVSAASNPATVSTEATKQETEPSTEAKDEGATEIAGEGQEGRRRASIRANGRVSEGSLGGHRKRRKPRKEAESHSQSEPEGIDRKGGTPCRGGLRSYQRRVPWDRSDTRSRINGDESIPESHRYVWADDTCKCSLYVRNMSSQVTKDEVRALSDAIRSARFVNRHSAFLDFESPEVATAQLELLRSKQLKGKPVQVEPSSPRSSSTYKSDRLLYVRGLPDDKGMDTLGLLFPDAFLIDRRAGKVLLRFKDHESAISAIKQVIAHYGTDYKFSFAAVRPRWNRRCPPRTVWHEG; encoded by the coding sequence ATGCCTGCCAACCGGAACGAAGAAAGTCCGGCTCCTACCACTAAATCTGAGGATAAAACAAGGCCCCCTGTAAAAACATATGGAGAAGACATCTGCCTTGGTCTTCAGACGCAAGAGATACCGACGGCAAGCGGATATCTCAATGGACATCCTGTGTCGGTGCTGAGAGATTCCGGCTGCAGTACTGTGGTCGTCAGGCGTTCAATGGTGCCGGAAAAGAATTTCACCGGTATCATGCGTACCATTTACCTTCTGGACGGTTCGTTTAAACGGCTTCCAGAGGCAAAGGTCTATGTAGATTCCCCCTTCTTCCGAGGAAGGACACTGGCGCTCTGCATGGAAAGGCCACTCTATGATGTTGTTCTTGGGAACATCGACGGGGTGCTCTACCCTACTGGTTTCAATCCGTCACATGACCTGTTTGACGTGTCAAAACGGCACAAAGACTCGGCGACAGCAGAGGAGCCTGTTCGACACCAAGGCGTGTGCCCGGATAGAGCTACCGTGAGTGCTGCGTCAAACCCTGCAACTGTGTCGACTGAGGCAACCAAGCAGGAGACGGAACCGTCTACTGAAGCAAAGGATGAAGGTGCTACTGAAATAGCTGGAGAAGGCCAGGAGGGCAGGAGACGAGCGTCCATTCGGGCCAATGGGCGTGTGAGTGAAGGCAGTCTCGGTGGCCATCGCAAGCGGCGCAAGCCCAGAAAGGAGGCGGAAAGCCACAGCCAAAGTGAGCCCGAGGGCATTGACCGGAAAGGAGGAACTCCATGTCGGGGTGGGCTCCGTTCTTACCAGCGACGCGTCCCTTGGGACCGTTCAGACACAAGGTCACGTATTAATGGTGATGAAAGCATCCCCGAGTCACATCGGTACGTCTGGGCTGATGACACGTGCAAGTGTTCATTGTACGTTCGGAACATGTCAAGCCAGGTGACCAAGGATGAAGTTCGTGCCCTGTCAGATGCCATCCGCAGTGCCCGCTTTGTAAACAGGCACAGTGCATTCCTGGATTTTGAGAGCCCAGAAGTGGCTACTGCACAGCTGGAGCTCCTGCGCAGCAAGCAGCTCAAGGGGAAACCAGTGCAGGTGGAGCCTAGCAGCCCCCGGAGCAGTTCCACATACAAGTCAGACCgcctgctgtatgtgcgagggctTCCTGATGACAAAGGCATGGATACCCTTGGATTGCTATTTCCTGATGCCTTTCTCATTGATCGCCGTGCAGGCAAAGTGCTGCTGAGATTCAAGGACCATGAAAGTGCCATAAGTGCCATCAAACAAGTTATTGCTCATTATGGGACAGACTACAAGTTCAGCTTTGCTGCTGTTCGTCCTAGATGGAACCGCCGGTGTCCGCCGCGAACAGTGTGGCACGAAGGGTAG